The Thunnus maccoyii chromosome 9, fThuMac1.1, whole genome shotgun sequence genome includes a region encoding these proteins:
- the fxn gene encoding frataxin, mitochondrial, with translation MLFFSKTPCIYSHICLLAHTQLNMVTAQRLGKLSNQLRGLSHLTGLRPVTKHTCQVPHNWVESRGDGDRWRRNIYLTSPRLEEPTPVQISELSEAAYEKLADETLEALADYFEDLMEEPFTGADYDVVFSSGVVTVKVGGDHGTYVINKQTPNRQIWLSSPTSGPKRYDWTGKHWVYSHDGISLHQLLSKEFSIIFNTKMDLCDLPFS, from the exons ATGCTCTTCTTTAGCAAAACACCGTGTATTTATTCTCACATATGTCTcctggcacacacacagctcaacATGGTGACTGCGCAGAGACTCGGGAAGCTCTCTAACCAG CTCCGGGGCTTGTCTCATCTGACGGGGCTTCGTCCGGTAACTAAACATACCTGCCAGGTTCCACATAAC tgGGTAGAGAGCAGAGGTGATGGTGACAGGTGGAGGAGAAACATCTATCTGACATCACCAAGACTGGAAGAACCCACCCCTGTGCAGATCAG TGAGCTGTCAGAGGCGGCCTACGAGAAGCTGGCTGATGAGACGCTGGAAGCTCTGGCTGATTACTTTGAAGACCTGATGGAGGAACCATTCACTGGAGCAGACTATGATGTTGTCTTCTCT AGCGGTGTGGTGACAGTGAAGGTGGGCGGAGACCATGGGACCTACGTCATCAACAAACAGACACCAAACAGACAGATCTGGCTGTCGTCTCCAACCAG TGGACCGAAGCGCTACGACTGGACAGGCAAACACTGGGTATACAGTCACGATGGCATCAGCCTCCACCAGCTGCTATCTAAAGAGTTTTCTATCATCTTCAATACCAAGATGGACCTCTGTGACCTGCCCTTTTCCTGA